The Mycolicibacterium boenickei genome has a segment encoding these proteins:
- a CDS encoding MCE family protein, translating into MSRDAKRQLSGLITVLVIAAIVVGAIVLFRGGVAPTASVTVISPRVGLVMNPDAKVKLHGAQVGKVVAIETLPDGQAALKLAMNPDDLQLIPANTGVEIASTTVFGAKFVQLVPPADPSSKSMYAGQVLDATHTTVEINTVFEQLVSVLAQIQPEKLNETLGAMAQAIDGRGDKMGQTMVDLDALLAKIGPSLPTMSHEIAVAPQVFNAYADVGPELTDTIRNATRLSDTVFDRRNDLDAALLSAIGLADIGNDVLTTNSAGITDAMRLLVPTTNLTNQYNSALNCALKGMEPLALGPPQPLPGVMLLDSFLLGTERYRYPGNLPKVAATGGPQCQGLPEVGFEKRPPFIVTDIDANPAQYGNQGILLNSDALKQALYGPLDGPPRNTTQIGQPG; encoded by the coding sequence ATGTCGCGTGACGCTAAACGTCAACTGAGCGGACTGATCACGGTCCTGGTGATCGCCGCGATCGTCGTCGGGGCCATCGTGCTGTTCCGCGGCGGTGTCGCCCCCACCGCGTCGGTGACCGTCATCTCGCCGCGGGTCGGCCTGGTGATGAACCCCGATGCCAAGGTCAAACTGCACGGTGCGCAGGTCGGCAAGGTCGTGGCGATCGAGACCCTGCCCGATGGTCAGGCAGCTCTGAAGCTGGCGATGAATCCCGATGATCTGCAGCTGATTCCGGCTAACACCGGTGTCGAGATCGCCTCGACCACTGTGTTCGGCGCCAAGTTCGTCCAACTCGTCCCGCCGGCCGATCCGTCGTCGAAATCGATGTACGCCGGCCAGGTCCTGGACGCGACGCACACCACCGTCGAGATCAACACGGTGTTCGAGCAACTGGTGTCGGTGCTGGCGCAGATCCAGCCGGAAAAGTTGAACGAGACGCTGGGCGCGATGGCCCAGGCGATCGACGGCCGCGGCGACAAGATGGGTCAGACGATGGTCGACCTGGACGCGCTGCTGGCCAAGATCGGCCCCAGCCTGCCGACGATGAGCCATGAGATCGCCGTCGCGCCACAGGTGTTCAATGCGTACGCCGATGTCGGGCCCGAGTTGACGGACACCATCCGCAACGCGACCCGGCTCAGTGACACAGTCTTCGATCGGCGAAACGATCTGGACGCGGCGCTCCTCAGCGCGATCGGGCTGGCCGATATCGGCAACGACGTGCTGACGACGAACAGTGCCGGGATCACCGACGCCATGCGCCTGCTGGTGCCGACCACGAATCTCACCAACCAGTACAACTCGGCGCTCAACTGCGCGCTCAAGGGCATGGAGCCACTGGCCCTCGGTCCGCCGCAGCCGTTGCCGGGCGTCATGCTGCTCGATTCGTTCCTGCTGGGCACCGAGCGCTACCGCTACCCGGGCAACCTGCCGAAGGTGGCCGCCACCGGCGGACCGCAGTGCCAGGGCCTGCCCGAGGTCGGTTTCGAGAAGCGGCCGCCGTTCATCGTCACCGACATCGACGCCAACCCGGCGCAGTACGGCAATCAGGGCATCCTGCTGAACTCCGACGCACTCAAGCAAGCGCTGTACGGCCCGCTCGACGGCCCGCCGCGCAACACCACCCAGATTGGACAACCGGGATGA
- a CDS encoding MCE family protein yields the protein MTRTRGTAVKFGVFGVTMLLLTGALFAIMGQYRTGSTNGYSAVFSDASSLKAGDSVRVAGIRVGTVNDVELQPDNTVLVHFDSDREVVMTTATKIAVRYLDLVGNRYLELLDSPGSTKLQPPGSQIPVERTEPALDLDLLLGGLKPVIQGLNAQNVNALTNSLIQILQGQSGTVESLLSHTTSFTQALADNGQTVQQLIDNLKTTVATVAKDGDKFSGAVEQLQQLITGLSQERDPIGEAINALDNGTASLADLMTQARPPLSGTVDQLTRLAPLLSNEDDMARLDLSLQNAPKNYRKLVRLGAYGSFINQYVCGMNVRVTDLQGRTAYFPWIMQNSGRCGEP from the coding sequence ATGACGCGCACCCGAGGGACCGCTGTGAAGTTCGGCGTGTTCGGAGTGACGATGCTGCTCCTGACCGGAGCATTGTTCGCGATCATGGGCCAGTACCGGACCGGGTCGACCAACGGCTATTCGGCGGTGTTCAGCGACGCGTCCAGCCTCAAGGCCGGCGACTCGGTACGCGTGGCGGGTATCCGCGTCGGCACCGTCAATGACGTTGAGCTGCAACCTGACAACACCGTCCTGGTGCACTTCGACTCGGACCGCGAAGTCGTCATGACGACTGCCACCAAGATCGCGGTGCGCTACCTGGACCTGGTCGGCAACCGGTATCTGGAGTTGCTCGACAGCCCGGGATCGACCAAGCTCCAGCCGCCGGGCTCCCAGATCCCCGTGGAGCGCACCGAACCGGCGCTGGACCTCGACCTGCTCCTCGGCGGGCTCAAACCCGTGATCCAGGGTCTCAACGCCCAGAACGTCAACGCCCTGACCAACTCGCTGATCCAGATTCTGCAGGGTCAGAGCGGCACGGTGGAATCGCTGCTGTCCCATACGACTTCGTTCACCCAGGCGCTCGCCGACAACGGGCAGACCGTGCAACAGCTGATCGACAACCTGAAAACCACGGTGGCAACCGTGGCCAAGGATGGCGACAAGTTCTCCGGTGCCGTCGAGCAGCTGCAACAGCTCATCACCGGTCTGTCACAGGAACGCGATCCCATCGGAGAAGCCATCAACGCCCTCGACAACGGCACCGCCTCCCTGGCGGACCTGATGACGCAGGCGCGCCCGCCGCTGTCGGGCACCGTGGATCAACTCACCCGGCTGGCGCCGCTGCTCTCCAACGAGGACGACATGGCGCGTCTGGACCTGTCGTTGCAGAACGCGCCCAAGAACTACCGCAAGCTGGTCCGGTTGGGTGCCTACGGCAGCTTCATCAACCAGTACGTGTGCGGCATGAATGTCAGAGTCACCGACCTGCAGGGGCGCACGGCGTACTTCCCGTGGATCATGCAGAACTCCGGACGCTGTGGGGAGCCCTGA
- a CDS encoding MCE family protein yields the protein MLKYRGSHLIRSGLIGIVLIAMIIAVGLQPQALWSWATSVKYNALFAEAGGLTTGNDVKISGVTKGLVTDVSLSHGKALVTFTLDSKVRLGSDTTAHIRTGTMLGARMLTLEPAGAGTMRASDTIPITRTASPYSLTNAVGDFTNNTAGTDTAALTQSLDTLSDTIDRMAPQLGPTFEGLSRLSETLNSRNESLSNLLKSAADVTGILSKRSEQVNTLLLDANALTGVLDQRRYAIVNLLANTSALSQQLSGLVHDNEEELAPTLKQLNAVTAMLEKNRDNIAGALAGLAKYQVTQGESVNNGFYYNAFVANLNPAQTIQPFLDYAFGFRRGTNAGQPPDNAGPRAEFPWPHNGIPGGSR from the coding sequence ATGCTGAAATACCGTGGATCGCACCTCATCCGGAGTGGGCTCATCGGCATCGTGCTGATCGCGATGATCATCGCGGTCGGACTCCAGCCGCAGGCGCTCTGGTCGTGGGCCACGTCGGTCAAATACAACGCACTGTTCGCCGAGGCCGGCGGGCTCACCACCGGTAACGACGTCAAGATCTCCGGAGTCACCAAAGGCCTGGTCACCGATGTCAGCCTGAGTCACGGCAAGGCGCTGGTGACCTTCACCCTCGACAGCAAGGTGCGGCTCGGCTCCGACACCACCGCGCACATCCGCACCGGGACGATGCTCGGTGCCCGGATGCTGACCCTGGAACCGGCAGGCGCCGGCACGATGCGTGCCTCGGACACGATTCCGATCACCAGGACGGCATCGCCGTATTCGTTGACCAACGCCGTCGGCGACTTCACCAACAACACCGCGGGCACGGACACGGCCGCGCTCACGCAGTCCCTGGATACGTTGTCGGACACCATCGACCGGATGGCACCCCAGCTGGGGCCGACGTTCGAAGGCCTGTCCCGGTTGTCGGAGACGCTCAACAGCCGCAACGAGTCGCTGTCCAACCTGCTCAAGAGTGCGGCCGATGTGACCGGCATCCTGTCGAAGCGCAGTGAACAGGTCAACACGCTGCTGCTGGACGCGAACGCGTTGACCGGGGTGCTCGACCAGCGCCGGTATGCGATCGTCAACCTGCTGGCCAACACTTCGGCACTGTCGCAGCAACTGTCCGGACTCGTCCACGACAACGAGGAAGAGCTCGCCCCCACCCTGAAGCAGCTCAACGCGGTGACGGCGATGCTGGAGAAGAACCGCGACAACATCGCCGGAGCCCTGGCAGGTCTCGCCAAATATCAGGTCACCCAGGGTGAATCGGTGAACAACGGCTTCTACTACAACGCCTTTGTCGCGAACCTCAATCCCGCGCAGACCATCCAGCCGTTCCTGGACTACGCGTTCGGGTTCCGCCGCGGCACCAATGCCGGTCAGCCGCCGGACAATGCCGGCCCGCGCGCCGAATTCCCGTGGCCCCACAACGGCATTCCTGGAGGAAGTCGATGA
- a CDS encoding MCE family protein, with amino-acid sequence MIARNRKRISRTVLVLLAVLALAGTVMIVRQTAFKPTTITAYFTSATAIYPGDEVRVAGVKVGSIKSIEPVGGQARITLAVDRGVKIPADAKAILMAQNLVAARYVQLAPAYEDEGPTMADGAQIGVERTAVPVEWDQVKDQLMRLASDLGPINGASATSLSRFVDSAAAAMNGNGEKLHEAISQLSGVAKILGQGSGDVVGIIKNLQVFVTALRDSNAQIVEFQGHLANVTSVVDESRSDLDGALTNLADAVGNVRRFVAGSRDQTAEQLERLNNVTQNLVDNKIKLENVLHVAPNAIANGYNIYNPDSGSAVGAFALANFSDPLSVVCSAIGAVKNATAAESSKLCAQYLGPALSLLNFNHMPMPFNAYLKKSPSPENLVYTDPNLAPGGAGGRPQPYQDLPPAVSAYTGANDVAPPAGWGAPPAGGPGAYAPNGLPANTSPAAYPGSPVVSDPPVQAPKTLRDMLLPAEAAPIPAPPAPGGTP; translated from the coding sequence ATGATCGCCCGTAACCGCAAGCGGATCAGCCGCACCGTGCTGGTGCTGCTGGCCGTGCTGGCCCTGGCCGGCACGGTGATGATCGTGCGGCAGACCGCCTTCAAGCCCACCACCATCACCGCGTACTTCACCTCTGCCACGGCGATCTACCCGGGTGACGAGGTTCGTGTCGCCGGGGTCAAGGTCGGCTCCATCAAGAGCATCGAGCCGGTCGGCGGGCAGGCACGGATCACCCTCGCCGTCGATCGCGGCGTCAAGATCCCGGCCGACGCCAAGGCAATTCTGATGGCGCAGAACCTCGTTGCGGCCCGGTACGTCCAGTTGGCACCGGCCTATGAAGACGAAGGCCCGACGATGGCCGACGGTGCGCAGATCGGGGTCGAGCGCACCGCGGTGCCGGTCGAGTGGGACCAGGTCAAGGACCAGCTGATGCGGTTGGCGTCCGATCTGGGGCCGATCAACGGAGCCTCGGCCACCTCGCTGAGCCGCTTCGTCGACAGTGCCGCCGCAGCCATGAACGGCAACGGCGAGAAGCTGCACGAAGCGATCAGCCAGCTGTCCGGTGTCGCAAAGATCCTGGGCCAGGGGAGCGGCGATGTCGTCGGCATCATCAAGAACCTGCAGGTCTTCGTGACGGCCCTGCGGGACAGCAACGCCCAGATCGTGGAGTTCCAGGGTCATCTCGCCAACGTCACCAGTGTCGTCGACGAGAGCCGCTCCGATCTGGACGGCGCACTGACCAACCTGGCGGACGCCGTCGGCAATGTTCGGCGATTCGTGGCGGGCAGCCGCGACCAGACCGCCGAGCAACTGGAGCGGCTGAACAACGTGACCCAGAACCTGGTGGACAACAAGATCAAGCTGGAGAACGTCCTACACGTCGCTCCCAATGCGATCGCCAACGGCTACAACATCTACAACCCCGACAGTGGCAGTGCGGTCGGTGCGTTCGCACTGGCGAACTTCTCCGACCCGCTGTCGGTGGTGTGCTCGGCGATCGGGGCGGTCAAGAACGCGACCGCGGCAGAATCGTCCAAGCTGTGCGCCCAGTATCTCGGGCCGGCCCTGTCGTTGCTCAACTTCAACCACATGCCGATGCCGTTCAACGCCTATCTGAAGAAGTCGCCGAGCCCGGAAAACCTGGTGTACACCGATCCCAATCTGGCACCCGGCGGAGCAGGCGGACGTCCGCAGCCCTACCAGGATCTGCCGCCGGCCGTGTCGGCCTACACCGGTGCCAATGACGTGGCGCCGCCGGCCGGCTGGGGTGCGCCCCCGGCTGGAGGGCCCGGTGCGTATGCACCCAACGGATTGCCCGCGAACACCTCACCCGCGGCGTATCCCGGATCGCCGGTCGTCTCGGATCCTCCGGTGCAAGCACCGAAGACGTTGCGCGACATGCTGCTACCCGCCGAAGCCGCACCGATCCCGGCACCGCCGGCCCCAGGAGGCACCCCATGA